The Marinilabiliales bacterium genomic sequence AAAGCATACAGTACGCAGCGGGATCTATCTATGGCCTACACCCCCGGTGTGGCGGAGCCCTGCCGGGAGATTGAAAAGAATCCTGAAGATGCATACAAGTATACGGCAAAAGGCAATCTTGTAGCCGTTGTTTCAAACGGTACCGCAGTGCTCGGACTGGGCGACATAGGAGCCCTTGCCGGCAAGCCGGTTATGGAGGGCAAGGGTCTGCTGTTCAAGGTTTTTGCCGATGTTGATGTGTTTGACATCGAGGTTGACTGCAAAGACACCGAAAAGCTCATAGAGATCACAAAGGCGATCGCTCCAACCTTTGGCGGGATAAACCTCGAAGATATAAAGGCCCCGGAGTGCTTCGAGATCGAGGAGAGGTTGAAAAAAGAGCTTGATATTCCCGTTTTTCATGATGACCAGCATGGCACAGCGATAATTTCAGGCGCCGCTCTTCTCAACGCCCTTGAACTGAACGGTAAAAATATTACCGATTTGAAGGTTGTGGTAAACGGAGCCGGCGCATCAGGTGTTTCATGCTCCCTTTTTTACATCTCATTGGGTGTCAGGCCTGAAAATATTATCATGCTCGACAGCAAGGGTGTTATACATACCGGCCGCAAAGATATCAACGAGGTTAAGAGGAAATTTGCGCGCGATACAAAGGTACGTACACTCGCCGAAGCGATGGAGGGGGCCGACCTGTTCCTGGGTTTATCGGTAGGTAACATAGTAACCCGGGATATGGTCAGAAGCATGGCCGAAAATCCCATTGTTTTTGCCATGGCCAATCCCACCCCTGAGATATCCTATGATGACGCTTTAGCTGCCAGGAATGACGTTATTATGGCAACCGGCCGTTCCGATTTCCCGAACCAGGTAAACAACGTCCTGGGGTTCCCGTTTATCTTCAGGGGCGCCCTTGATGTGCGGGCATCCACAATAAACGAGGAGATGAAGATAGCTGCCTGTAATGCCCTGGCCACACTTGCAAAGGAGCTTGTCCCAGATGATGTGAACAAGGCCTACGGGCTGGAGAACCTGACCTTTGGGAGGGAATACCTGATACCCAAGCCCCTTGACCCAAGGCTTATTTCCAGGGTTTCGGCTGCGGTAGCCAGGGCAGCGATAGATTCGGGAGTTGCACGCAAAAAAATAAGCGACTGGAAGGCATATGACCTGGAGCTCAACAGGCGGCTGGGTTTTGACAACCAGCTCATCCGGTCGATAACTGAGAAGGCAAAACAGAGCCCGAAACGGGTGGTATTTGCCGAAGCCAACAATCTCAAGGTACTGAAGGCCGCGCAGGGGGTGCTGGTTGACGGTATAGCCAAACCCATACTGCTCGGTAACACCGA encodes the following:
- a CDS encoding NADP-dependent malic enzyme — translated: MAKITKQEALNYHCKGKPGKIEVIPTKAYSTQRDLSMAYTPGVAEPCREIEKNPEDAYKYTAKGNLVAVVSNGTAVLGLGDIGALAGKPVMEGKGLLFKVFADVDVFDIEVDCKDTEKLIEITKAIAPTFGGINLEDIKAPECFEIEERLKKELDIPVFHDDQHGTAIISGAALLNALELNGKNITDLKVVVNGAGASGVSCSLFYISLGVRPENIIMLDSKGVIHTGRKDINEVKRKFARDTKVRTLAEAMEGADLFLGLSVGNIVTRDMVRSMAENPIVFAMANPTPEISYDDALAARNDVIMATGRSDFPNQVNNVLGFPFIFRGALDVRASTINEEMKIAACNALATLAKELVPDDVNKAYGLENLTFGREYLIPKPLDPRLISRVSAAVARAAIDSGVARKKISDWKAYDLELNRRLGFDNQLIRSITEKAKQSPKRVVFAEANNLKVLKAAQGVLVDGIAKPILLGNTEVIRKLIADNCLRLDGVPVIDYRSDSEEERRERYAGLLYERRQRKGMLYDEALDKMYNRDFFGVMMVETGEADAFISGFSSRYAETIRPALQIVGTNNTMNHIAGMYLMITKKGPFFFADCTVNIEPSARTLVDTTLLVAHAIRKFNIEPRIALVSYSNFGSIRDGSPQRAHEAVEILHTEHPDLKVDGEMQANFAFNRNMRKIRFPFSMLADSDINTVIFPNLSSGNIAYKMMQEIGGAEAVGPILLGLNKPVHILQIESSVREIVNMAAIAVVDAQYLERGEVADI